One region of Miscanthus floridulus cultivar M001 chromosome 19, ASM1932011v1, whole genome shotgun sequence genomic DNA includes:
- the LOC136525517 gene encoding transmembrane E3 ubiquitin-protein ligase FLY2-like gives MAASSWFSPVCCTHWLLSLHVQGSITFHDLIDNAHDGGVAQKRLEGVYIWPFRQLRMVANSGADGEPLQEEDYFLSNPYHLLRIFSSQVFQESSEEKSQRKNSLTYDMEKHCNTEIAAKVVRVSSNPNDGEHEKYRLEGLVESPAVHDDGECFSPILLNATSLNVEVYYNKAVSYTLMVTFISFLQVLLLIRQMEHSNTQSGAAKVSILMIGQQAIMDAYLCLLHLTAGILAESIFNAFATAAFFKFVVFSIFEMRYLLAIWKASRPLNSGEGWEIMRRELSVLYSRFYGILLGGILLMYELHNFLRPLLLLMYSFWVPQIITSVIRDTRKPLHPQYILGMTVTRLAIPLYMLLLQHYLGSRCFIPRQVLTI, from the exons ATGGCGGCGTCGTCCTGGTTCTCCCCCG TATGTTGTACTCACTGGTTACTTTCCTTACATGTTCAGGGTTCAATTACATTCCATGATCTCATTGACAATGCCCACGATGGTGGAGTGGCTCAAAAAAGGTTAGAAGGAGTGTACATATGGCCTTTTAGACAACTCCGCATGGTAGCAAACAG TGGCGCAGATGGTGAACCACTTCAGGAAGAGGATTACTTTTTGTCAAATCCATACCATTTG CTGCGGATTTTCTCCTCTCAAGTGTTCCAAGAATCTTCTGAAGAGAAGAGCCAAAGGAAGAATT CTCTCACATATGACATGGAGAAACATTGCAACACAGAAATAGCTGCTAAGGTTGTTCGTGTGTCATCTAACCCAAATG ATGGAGAACACGAGAAGTACCGTTTGGAGGGTTTGGTGGAGAGTCCAGCTGTCCATGATGATGGGGAATGCTTCTCTCCTATCTTATTGAATGCAACTTCTTTGAATGTTGAAGTTTATTACAACAAAGCAGTTAGCTACACACTGATGGTCACTTTT ATCTCTTTCCTTCAAGTTTTGCTGCTGATTAGACAAATGGAGCATAGCAACACTCAATCC GGAGCTGCTAAGGTTTCTATTTTAATGATTGGCCAACAAGctatcatggatgcatatctcTGTCTACTTCACCTGACTGCTGGGATATTGGCTG AGTCAATCTTTAACGCCTTCGCAACGGCTGCATTCTTCAAATTTGTTGTATTTTCTATTTTTGAAATGAGGTACCTTCTCGCCATATGGAAAGCAAGTAGGCCTTTAAACAGTGGAGAAGGTTGGGAGATAATGAGGCGAGAGCTGTCTGTACTTTACAGCCGCTTTT ATGGCATTCTTTTGGGAGGAATCCTTCTAATGTATGAGCTGCACAATTTCTTACGCCCACTTCTTCTCCTGATGTACTCCTTTTGGGTACCTCAAATTATCACAAGTGTCATCAGGGACACAAGAAAACCTCTGCACCCGCAATATATTTTAGGCATGACAGTTACCCGCCTTGCTATTCCATTGTACATGCTTCTGCTTCAGCACTATCTTGGTTCTCGCTGCTTTATTCCTCGCCAGGTATTAACTATATAA
- the LOC136528789 gene encoding E3 ubiquitin-protein ligase BIG BROTHER-like: MATVGQSGALRRVTVHYANSPTRSTVAEVSLDDLDDELLQFVLADLLPGQEGLHQSILEGAYSNHQSHMRGAGPSGPYDYSQSQEYHAESSTGAAAPATRNSGTDQQIASDFEYAKQLQQAMEDLSVEDDDDDISCVPSPSDSDDEHDHHDEEEEADRQDGNGDDDEVDPDNMTYEQRQALVESVGTEDRGLSDELISHLQPWKYKAVKASGLFSRKTNHEDCPICLSTFRSRETMITLPCRHQYHAACVTKWLKVNKTCPVCKYELFGPS; the protein is encoded by the exons ATGGCCACCGTGGGGCAGTCCGGGGCCCTGAGGAGGGTCACCGTGCACTACGCCAACTCGCCCACCCGCAGCACGGTGGCAGAGGTGAGCCTTGACGACCTCGACGACGAGCTGCTCCAGTTTGTGCTTGCCGATCTTCTTCCTGGCCAG GAGGGTTTACACCAATCGATCTTGGAAGGAGCATACAGCAACCACCAGAGCCATATGAGAGGTGCAGGACCCAGTGGCCCGTATGACTATTCACAGTCACAGGAATACCATGCAGAGAGCAGCACTGGTGCAGCAGCACCTGCTACCAGGAATTCAGGCACGGATCAACAAATCGCCTCGGACTTCGAGTACGCCAAGCAGCTCCAGCAGGCGATGGAGGACCTCAGCgtcgaagacgacgacgacg ATATCAGCTGCGTGCCGTCTCCATCTGACTCTGACGATGAGCATGACCATCACGACGAAGAGGAAGAG GCTGACAGGCAGGATGgtaatggtgatgatgatgaggttgaTCCAGACAACATGACTTATGAG CAAAGACAGGCACTTGTAGAATCTGTGGGGACTGAGGACAGAGGTTTATCCGATGAGCTCATCTCCCATCTGCAGCCATGGAAGTACAAGGCAGTCAAGGCATCAGGGCTTTTCTCCCGGAAAACAAACCATGAAGA CTGCCCTATCTGCCTGTCCACTTTCAGAAGCCGTGAAACCATGATAACGTTGCCGTGCAGGCATCAGTACCACGCAGCTTGTGTCACTAAATGGCTCAAGGTCAACAAG ACATGCCCTGTATGCAAATATGAACTGTTTGGACCTTCCTAG
- the LOC136528787 gene encoding probable transcriptional regulator SLK3, with product MNGTHPWTSMSGGACSNLGYARDMNGNVPISTTNSSGPSIGVSSLVTDANSSLSGGAQLQPSTSMNGDSLMRVPASPMSFSSNNISGSSVIDGSIMQQSPPQEQVQKRRSSSVTSQPVIDAGGALHAQKKSRIDVSPGDIMQQQLIQQLIHGQNSLHFQGQQNPQLQALIQQHKLAQLQQRQQQHLLQPFSQMQQPQVGIPRQPQLRPPLAQTGMQLSGPVRTPIESGICSRRILQYLFHKRHRPENNPITYWRKLVEEYFAPRARERWCVSSYDNRGNSSAAAPQKALDTWRCDICNTHGGKGYEATYEVLPRLCQIRFDHGVIDEYLYFDSPNEFRFPNGQMVLEHAKVVQKSVYEHLHVIHEGHLRIIFTPELKIMSWEFCSRRHEEYITRKTIAPQVNNLLQVAQKYQAVVNESGSAGISNNDAQTICNMFVTASRQLAKNLEHHTLNEHGLSKRYVRCLQISEVVNHMKDLIEFSHKNNLGPKESLNSYSKTMTKFQNMHDSRQVMAAANLANNQGNTKLIGVKQETSTSVNNQTPGVGTIGNNTLQNATTLNSYQNMLRSSSANPILLQQEASSVFKGPTAMHNGVQLEAARSFRGPNQVQFQHPGSFQQPMPQQNNFQGFGVNPQYQQHVLNQLLQEVKNNNNRTKAQQPPPDAPNASGGLASGVATPNVAATGEQGQHINNNNSNHNSAVKGAAPAGTGPSNVINNSTASIAPGRNNSFKSVSSSPAAAAATAGNAVNSMVDDSFLQLEDLDDTVTNALVESGLFGAGQGW from the exons ATGAACGGAACTCATCCCTGGACTTCCATGTCCGGGGGTGCATGTTCTAACCTTGGATATGCCAGGGACATGAATGGTAATGTTCCAATTAGCACTACAAATTCCTCTGGCCCAAGCATTGGAGTTAGCTCGTTGGTGACTGACGCCAACTCGTCACTTTCCGGTGGCGCCCAGTTACAGCCAAGTACTAGCATGAATGGTGATTCATTGATGCGCGTTCCTGCATCACCAATGTCATTTTCATCCAATAACATCTCTGGCTCTTCAGTCATTGACGGTTCCATCATGCAGCAAAGTCCACCCCAAGAGCAGGTGCAGAAACGGAGGTCTTCAAGTGTAACATCACAACCTGTGATCGATGCTGGAGGTGCATTGCATGCTCAGAAGAAATCAAGGATTGATGTTAGTCCTGGTGATATCATGCAACAACAGCTGATTCAGCAGCTGATCCATGGTCAGAATTCTCTTCATTTCCAGGGGCAACAGAACCCACAGCTTCAAGCTTTGATTCAGCAGCATAAACTGGCACAACTTCAGCAACGGCAGCAGCAGCATTTGTTGCAACCATTTTCTCAGATGCAACAACCCCAAGTTGGTATTCCTCGGCAGCCTCAACTTAGGCCACCACTGGCACAGACCGGAATGCAGTTAAGTGGTCCTGTTAGGACTCCTATCGAGAGTGGGATTTGTTCTCGCAGGATACTGCAGTATTTATTTCACAAGCGTCATCGTCCAGAG AATAACCCTATAACATATTGGAGGAAGCTTGTTGAAGAGTACTTTGCACCTCGAGCAAGAGAAAGATGGTGTGTCTCTTCTTATGACAACAGAGGGAATTCTTCAGCTGCTGCTCCACAGAAAGCTCTG GATACATGGCGATGTGACATTTGCAATACACATGGTGGGAAAGGATATG AAGCTACCTATGAAGTACTTCCTAGACTCTGCCAAATTAGATTTGACCATGGTGTTATCGATGAATACTTATACTTTGACTCACCCAACGAATTCCGGTTCCCTAATGGACAAATGGTGCTGGAGCatgcaaaagttgttcaaaaaagTGTTTATGAACATCTACATGTTATACATGAGGGACATCTGAGAATCATTTTCACACCAGAGCTAAAG ATAATGTCCTGGGAGTTCTGTTCACGACGCCATGAGGAGTACATCACTCGCAAGACTATAGCACCACAG GTTAATAATCTGCTGCAAGTTGCCCAGAAATACCAAGCTGTTGTCAATGAAAGTGGATCAGCGGGGATATCAAACAATGATGCACAAACCATCTGCAACAT GTTTGTCACTGCATCACGGCAATTGGCAAAAAATCTAGAGCATCACACCTTAAATGAACATGGGCTTTCTAAAAGATATGTACGCTGCCTGCAG ATATCGGAGGTGGTGAATCACATGAAGGACTTGATTGAGTTCAGCCACAAGAACAATCTTGGTCCTAAAG AAAGCCTGAACAGTTATTCGAAAACCATGACAAAGTTTCAGAATATGCATGATTCAAGACAGGTCATGGCTGCTGCTAACCTTGCCAATAACCAGGGCAACACCAAACTAATTGGGGTCAAACAAGAGACAAGTACTTCTGTGAACAATCAGACTCCTGGTGTCGGAACCATTGGCAATAACACTCTACAGAATGCCACAACTCTAAACAGCTACCAGAATATGCTCAGAAGCTCCAGTGCAAACCCAATTTTGCTGCAGCAGGAGGCATCAAGTGTCTTCAAAGGTCCTACAGCAATGCACAATGGCGTACAGCTGGAAGCGGCCAGATCCTTCCGTGGACCTAACCAAGTGCAGTTCCAACACCCCGGTTCATTTCAGCAGCCTATGCCGCAGCAAAACAATTTCCAGGGCTTTGGTGTTAACCCACAATACCAGCAGCATGTGCTTAATCAGCTTCTGCAGGAAGTTAAGAATAATAACAACCGCACAAAAGCACAGCAACCGCCTCCAGATGCACCTAATGCGAGCGGTGGTCTTGCATCAGGAGTTGCTACCCCCAATGTTGCTGCTACTGGGGAGCAGGGACAGCATATCAATAATAATAACAGTAACCATAACAGCGCGGTGAAGGGTGCTGCTCCAGCTGGTACTGGCCCTAGCAATGTGATAAACAATAGCACAGCCAGCATTGCCCCTGGCAGAAACAACAGCTTCAAGTCGGTGAGCAGCagtccagctgctgctgctgctaccgcTGGCAATGCCGTGAACTCTATGGTCGATGACTCCTTCCTTCAACTGGAGGATCTCGATGACACAGTCACTAACGCACTGGTGGAAAGCGGGCTGTTCGGTGCAGGACAAGGGTGGTAG